The following proteins come from a genomic window of Pirellula staleyi DSM 6068:
- a CDS encoding BatA and WFA domain-containing protein has translation MLRFHLLIADFFINTLSFWQWGVIALVPPLILALYFLKLRRQPLAVPSTYLWAKAIEDLHVNSLWQRLRQNILLLLQLLLVLLLIFSLLRPGWQGTELLRNRFVFLVDTSASMSASDVSPTRLDDAKRQAIALIRQMKSGDVAMLISFSDTAKIEQSFTDNRRLLEQKVQLIEQTNRLSDLSEALRAASGLANPGQSSDPDNPDDTQVADELPAELFIFSDGGFATIPNFRLGNLEPRYQKIATDNIKNVAVAAFSTEGNPEKPGEVQAFGRLENYGSEEVTAEVSLYLEDALLDAKSITIAPRSTDTKAAGSTGVDFTLGELESGVLKLEVNVKDQLPLDNRAYAVVNLPRQAKVLLVTPGNDPLMLALATDEAMKLATVATIDPEKLTTQTVKEQLTSGAYDLVIFDQCVPTEMPAASTLFIGRLPPTPEWKAGTKGLPVIADVDQVHPLTQLVQMSNVNIFEAFAIEASPPGSTKLIDSDLGSLYVVGPRGGYEDAAISFDIYSQGKDGITVNTNWPIRRSFPVFVMNAVKYLGGVRTSLATPNVKPGFPAVLRSDVPVKSLLVESPRGDQVEVLREVTSNYVFTRVDELGVYKVREGSGQKVKQQFAANLFDSRESDLTPADKLEIGHEEVKATVARQVARKELWKWLLVAAIVVLVFEWYVYNRRVYL, from the coding sequence GTGCTCCGTTTTCACCTTCTCATCGCCGACTTCTTCATCAACACCCTGTCGTTCTGGCAGTGGGGTGTGATCGCGCTGGTTCCGCCCCTGATTTTGGCTCTCTACTTTCTGAAGCTTCGGCGTCAGCCCCTGGCTGTTCCCAGCACCTATCTCTGGGCCAAAGCGATCGAAGATCTGCATGTCAATTCGCTCTGGCAACGGCTCCGGCAAAACATCCTGCTGCTGCTGCAGTTGCTGCTCGTGCTGCTGCTGATCTTTTCACTCCTACGCCCCGGGTGGCAGGGGACTGAGCTTCTTCGCAATCGGTTTGTCTTTCTCGTCGACACTTCCGCCAGCATGAGCGCAAGCGATGTGTCGCCAACACGCCTCGACGATGCCAAACGCCAGGCCATCGCCCTCATTCGTCAAATGAAGTCGGGCGATGTGGCGATGCTGATCAGCTTCTCGGATACGGCGAAGATCGAGCAGAGCTTTACCGATAATCGTCGTCTGCTAGAGCAGAAGGTACAGCTGATCGAGCAAACAAATCGACTCAGCGACTTAAGCGAAGCACTTCGAGCCGCTTCGGGACTTGCCAATCCCGGTCAAAGCAGCGACCCCGACAATCCCGACGATACGCAGGTGGCCGACGAGCTGCCTGCCGAACTGTTCATCTTCAGCGATGGTGGGTTTGCTACGATCCCCAATTTCCGACTCGGCAATCTCGAGCCTCGTTATCAAAAGATAGCGACCGACAATATCAAAAACGTCGCTGTCGCCGCATTCAGCACCGAAGGGAACCCCGAGAAGCCGGGGGAAGTGCAGGCCTTCGGTCGCCTCGAGAACTATGGCAGCGAGGAAGTGACGGCAGAGGTTTCGCTCTATCTCGAGGATGCCTTGCTCGATGCTAAATCGATCACCATTGCGCCGCGTAGTACCGACACTAAAGCAGCGGGCTCGACCGGGGTCGATTTCACCCTCGGGGAACTCGAAAGTGGTGTGCTCAAGCTCGAAGTGAATGTGAAAGATCAATTGCCGCTCGATAACCGGGCCTATGCCGTAGTGAATTTGCCTCGGCAAGCGAAAGTGCTGCTGGTCACCCCTGGTAACGATCCGCTAATGCTGGCGCTCGCCACCGATGAAGCGATGAAACTGGCGACTGTCGCAACAATCGATCCCGAGAAGCTGACAACACAAACGGTGAAAGAGCAACTCACCAGTGGTGCCTACGATCTAGTGATCTTCGACCAATGTGTGCCGACGGAGATGCCAGCCGCCAGTACGCTCTTTATTGGCCGGCTTCCACCTACGCCCGAATGGAAAGCGGGAACCAAGGGGCTGCCAGTGATCGCCGATGTTGATCAAGTACATCCCCTCACGCAGCTCGTGCAGATGTCGAATGTGAATATCTTCGAGGCCTTTGCCATCGAGGCCTCTCCACCTGGAAGCACCAAACTGATCGACTCCGATCTGGGCTCGCTCTATGTGGTGGGGCCACGTGGCGGTTATGAAGATGCCGCTATCTCGTTTGACATCTATTCGCAAGGAAAGGATGGGATTACGGTCAACACGAACTGGCCCATCCGCCGCAGCTTTCCCGTGTTTGTGATGAACGCTGTGAAGTATTTGGGAGGTGTTCGTACTTCGCTGGCGACCCCGAATGTTAAACCAGGTTTTCCCGCGGTTCTGCGTAGCGACGTACCGGTGAAAAGCCTGCTTGTGGAATCACCACGCGGTGATCAGGTGGAAGTGCTGCGCGAAGTGACGAGCAACTATGTTTTCACTCGCGTCGACGAGCTTGGGGTGTATAAGGTGCGGGAAGGTTCGGGGCAGAAAGTGAAACAGCAGTTCGCCGCGAACTTGTTCGACTCTCGTGAAAGTGATTTGACCCCAGCCGATAAACTAGAGATCGGCCACGAAGAAGTGAAGGCAACCGTGGCTCGCCAAGTGGCCCGCAAAGAGCTGTGGAAATGGCTTCTCGTGGCTGCGATCGTGGTGCTGGTCTTCGAGTGGTATGTCTACAATCGACGAGTCTATTTGTAG
- a CDS encoding phosphonoacetaldehyde hydrolase: MSQRIQLVVCDWAGTTVDFGCLAPAAAFLEAFARHKLMLTMQQVRAPMGLHKYDHVRTLLEMPAVSEQFQFVYGRPWVEADVMNIYHEVTPLQASACENHSVLIPGVVDVVATLRSRDVKIGSTTGYPRVVAEVVYELAKAQGYEPDFNVAADDTPAARPLPWMIFRIMEKLDIFPPLAVVKIGDTVPDIEEGRNAGCWSIGVTQTGSEMGLTPEEFAALPEDVKKHKTEIVGRKLLDAGAHYVIPSIIELPQMIDHIEAGMETGQKP; encoded by the coding sequence GTGTCACAACGAATTCAGTTGGTGGTTTGCGATTGGGCCGGAACAACGGTCGACTTTGGTTGCCTAGCACCGGCAGCTGCTTTTCTCGAGGCTTTTGCGCGTCACAAGCTGATGCTGACGATGCAGCAAGTGCGGGCTCCGATGGGGCTGCATAAGTACGATCATGTTCGCACGCTGCTGGAAATGCCTGCAGTGAGTGAGCAGTTTCAATTCGTGTACGGCCGACCTTGGGTCGAAGCCGATGTGATGAACATCTATCACGAAGTGACCCCGCTGCAAGCAAGTGCTTGTGAGAATCACAGTGTGCTGATTCCTGGTGTGGTAGACGTTGTTGCCACGCTCCGCAGTCGTGATGTGAAGATTGGATCGACCACTGGCTATCCACGTGTTGTCGCTGAAGTGGTTTACGAGTTGGCCAAGGCCCAAGGGTATGAGCCCGACTTCAATGTGGCAGCCGACGATACTCCAGCCGCTCGGCCACTTCCGTGGATGATCTTCCGGATCATGGAAAAGCTCGATATTTTTCCACCTCTCGCGGTCGTGAAGATCGGCGATACGGTTCCTGATATCGAGGAAGGTCGCAACGCAGGATGCTGGAGCATTGGCGTCACGCAAACGGGAAGCGAAATGGGACTCACACCCGAAGAGTTCGCCGCGCTCCCGGAAGATGTGAAAAAGCATAAGACCGAGATCGTCGGTCGAAAACTGCTTGACGCGGGTGCACACTACGTCATTCCATCGATCATCGAACTGCCGCAGATGATCGACCACATCGAAGCTGGTATGGAGACTGGCCAGAAGCCGTAG
- a CDS encoding DUF58 domain-containing protein, translated as MPSASLPLLSPALLAQLERLELVSRKIFRGRMKGERRSKRKGQSVEFADFRNYVPGDDLRFIDWNLFARLEKLFLKLFLEEEDLHFYALIDTSSSMDFGEPSKLNYAKQLAAALGFIGLCRADRVKIETLSTTTKNPGPTLRGRSSMWRLMEYLDGIEAGANIPLAEGVKNFCIRNSGKGILVLISDLMDKSGYEQALRLLVAQQMDVYVLHVMSPLELDPDIKGDLKLVDCEDDDIAEVTVSKPLLDRYKRTLAAFIDGAREFCTRRGMSYLMTSTDTPVDRLVSSYLRKRGLVR; from the coding sequence ATGCCATCCGCGAGTCTGCCACTCCTGAGTCCCGCGCTCCTTGCCCAGCTCGAACGGCTGGAACTCGTGAGCCGCAAGATCTTTCGTGGACGGATGAAAGGGGAGCGGCGCAGCAAACGCAAAGGGCAGAGTGTCGAGTTCGCGGATTTTCGGAACTACGTGCCGGGCGATGACCTTCGCTTTATCGACTGGAATCTCTTTGCGCGACTCGAAAAGTTGTTCCTCAAACTGTTCCTGGAGGAAGAAGATCTCCACTTCTATGCCCTTATCGATACCAGTAGCAGCATGGATTTCGGCGAGCCTTCCAAGCTCAACTATGCCAAGCAACTCGCAGCAGCACTGGGCTTCATCGGTCTCTGTCGCGCCGATCGTGTGAAGATCGAAACCCTCTCGACAACCACGAAAAACCCTGGTCCGACACTCCGTGGCCGCTCGAGCATGTGGCGTCTAATGGAGTATCTCGATGGCATAGAGGCTGGCGCTAATATTCCACTCGCCGAAGGGGTGAAGAATTTTTGCATCCGGAACTCTGGCAAGGGAATCTTGGTACTCATCAGCGACTTGATGGACAAATCGGGCTACGAGCAGGCTTTGCGATTGCTGGTGGCTCAGCAGATGGATGTCTACGTGCTCCACGTCATGTCCCCCCTTGAACTCGATCCCGATATCAAAGGGGATCTCAAGCTGGTCGACTGCGAAGATGACGACATCGCTGAGGTGACCGTTAGCAAGCCACTTCTCGATCGCTATAAGCGAACCCTAGCCGCCTTCATCGATGGCGCGCGCGAGTTCTGCACGCGCCGCGGCATGAGCTACTTGATGACCAGCACCGATACGCCGGTCGATCGTTTGGTCTCGAGCTACCTTCGCAAACGTGGTCTGGTTCGCTAG